TACTCTTCAACTATTTTTTGATAATCCTCAATTGCTATTCCGTTGTCAATTATTGCAGCTTCCATTTCCTGTTGAATTTCGAACTGTAGCCCCTGTAACTTTTCCAATACTTTGGTGAAAGAATCCATTTGTTCGGGAGTAACATCTATTTTTTCAGCACTTTCGGGATTAATCATCATTTCTGCAATTTTATTGAAGGTATCAACATCCAAATCCTCTTGCTCTATGGCCTGAACCATTTTTTGTTCCCCTTCCTGCTGAATTAAACTTACCTTTTTTGTTGCTTTAATAAATTTATTAAGCAATTCAACAGTATATGCTGTTTGCTGTTTTAATACCGCAGAGGATGCTACATGAATTGTTGATGTAAACAAAAACAGAATAAATAAGATCCCAATGTATTTTATGTTTTTAACCACTTTCATTTTCTAAATGTTTTAGTTTTTATTTCCTTAACCTGATGAATTTGGTTAACACTGTTTTTAATTACTTCCACACTATAGGTTAAGTAAAGCCTTATCCCATTCATCAGTATGATTAATAGCTATTAAAAAATCTGCCAGAATAAGGTTGGTATAAACAGGGCTATTCAGAAGAAGACAAAAACATTCTTTTCCCAATTAGGAGGATTTTTTTCTTTTTGGGAAATTCGGCAAAACCAATCTTTTGACCATTTTATGAAATAGCCATGCACCAAACGTTCACAAACGCTAA
The Bacteroidota bacterium genome window above contains:
- a CDS encoding DUF4168 domain-containing protein, translating into MKVVKNIKYIGILFILFLFTSTIHVASSAVLKQQTAYTVELLNKFIKATKKVSLIQQEGEQKMVQAIEQEDLDVDTFNKIAEMMINPESAEKIDVTPEQMDSFTKVLEKLQGLQFEIQQEMEAAIIDNGIAIEDYQKIVEEYHNNPSFQQQINEMLQE